In a genomic window of Pontibacter liquoris:
- a CDS encoding polysaccharide biosynthesis/export family protein — MKPCNTLYPLYILLIVLLFTNCASRKGALYFENVQTSEYNGNLQNLEPVIQNNDLLSIVISSSNPAASEYFNTFNISDTRSITATNSITQAVGYLVDQEGNVQLPFLGKLKASGLTKKALNDKIRDELINRKLLIEPVVDIRFLNYKVSVLGEVAHPSVLTVPNEKITLLEALGLAGDLTIYANRDNVLLIREEEGKKKLIRINLTTDELFTSPYYNLKSNDIIYVEPNKAKVQSSGNAKLWLPVVFSGLSVVVIALDRLTN; from the coding sequence ATGAAACCCTGCAACACCCTTTACCCTCTCTACATACTTTTGATCGTATTACTTTTTACAAACTGCGCCAGCAGAAAGGGGGCTTTATACTTTGAGAATGTACAAACCTCTGAATATAATGGGAATTTGCAGAACCTGGAGCCTGTCATTCAAAACAATGATTTATTGAGTATCGTGATCAGCAGTTCGAATCCGGCCGCTTCGGAGTACTTCAATACGTTTAATATCAGCGATACCCGCTCTATTACCGCTACCAATTCCATTACGCAAGCTGTAGGCTACCTGGTAGATCAGGAGGGGAATGTCCAGTTACCTTTTCTAGGGAAATTAAAAGCATCAGGCTTAACCAAAAAAGCGCTCAATGACAAAATCAGGGATGAGCTGATAAATCGTAAACTGCTGATTGAACCTGTAGTAGATATCCGCTTTCTGAACTATAAGGTCTCTGTTTTAGGGGAAGTTGCGCATCCGTCTGTATTAACGGTTCCCAATGAAAAAATAACGCTTTTAGAAGCCCTAGGCCTGGCCGGTGATTTAACCATCTATGCAAACCGCGATAATGTGTTACTTATTAGAGAAGAGGAAGGCAAGAAAAAACTAATCCGGATCAACTTAACAACAGATGAACTGTTTACGTCGCCATACTACAACCTGAAATCAAATGACATTATTTATGTAGAGCCAAATAAAGCCAAAGTTCAGAGTTCGGGTAATGCAAAACTTTGGCTTCCGGTCGTGTTTAGTGGCTTGTCAGTGGTGGTGATTGCACTTGATCGTTTGACGAATTAA